The Antarcticibacterium sp. 1MA-6-2 genome has a window encoding:
- a CDS encoding sorbosone dehydrogenase family protein yields MANKTSEKIILKINQPQYNHNGGTLAFGPDNYLYISVGDGGGANDIDLGHVPDWYEENGGGNGQDVEQNLLGSILRIDVDSESRYGIPEDNPFVNQEGMDEIYAYGLRNPSGFPSIPKGTINSLPGMLTRYCGKKSM; encoded by the coding sequence TTGGCTAACAAAACTTCTGAGAAGATTATCCTGAAAATCAACCAGCCGCAATACAACCACAACGGGGGTACTTTAGCATTTGGCCCAGATAATTATCTTTACATATCTGTGGGTGATGGCGGCGGTGCCAATGACATAGATCTTGGTCATGTTCCCGACTGGTACGAAGAAAATGGTGGAGGAAACGGTCAGGATGTAGAACAAAACCTTCTTGGTAGTATCCTTCGTATCGATGTTGACAGTGAATCTCGCTATGGTATTCCTGAAGATAACCCTTTTGTTAATCAAGAAGGAATGGACGAAATTTACGCCTATGGATTGCGAAATCCCTCAGGTTTTCCTTCGATCCCGAAGGGGACCATAAACTCATTGCCGGGGATGCTTACCAGGTACTGTGGGAAGAAATCGATGTAA
- a CDS encoding DUF3347 domain-containing protein has protein sequence MKLLFKTVITVFAVTALIGCKERQSVEINTPTEVKKEASKTPDIADVEFSDGSIGKIWHNYLEIKMALTESDENQVQQTANSMAETFSEELAILKSLSLQLSETDDIEAQRELFAQLTEEIGTLFEDALSSGTIYKKLCPMAFNNKGAYWYADVKEISNPYFGDKMPNCGSVEKTISK, from the coding sequence ATGAAATTACTCTTCAAAACAGTCATTACAGTGTTCGCAGTTACAGCGTTAATTGGATGTAAAGAAAGGCAAAGCGTAGAAATAAACACGCCGACAGAAGTTAAAAAAGAAGCAAGTAAAACTCCTGATATTGCCGATGTGGAATTTAGTGATGGATCGATTGGTAAAATATGGCACAATTATCTGGAAATAAAAATGGCATTAACTGAATCTGATGAAAATCAGGTGCAACAAACGGCAAACAGTATGGCAGAAACTTTCAGTGAAGAATTGGCTATATTGAAGTCCCTTTCCCTACAATTATCAGAGACAGACGATATTGAAGCGCAAAGGGAATTATTTGCCCAACTCACCGAAGAAATCGGAACGTTGTTTGAAGATGCTCTCTCAAGTGGTACCATCTATAAAAAGCTATGTCCAATGGCTTTCAATAATAAAGGAGCTTATTGGTATGCTGATGTGAAAGAAATTTCAAATCCATATTTTGGAGATAAAATGCCTAATTGCGGATCTGTTGAAAAAACAATTTCAAAATAA
- a CDS encoding ion channel, which yields MAETLLILGFIILLLAIHDFFYTTLSASGGGFISENVAILSDRIIQFGASTFGRKAYDYHGLFVNLMILFVWLLLIWLGLFMVYSSNPEAITNSSGRAAYNWERLYFTGYTLSTLGMGNFKPTSPFFELVTSCFSFFGFIFFTSSMTYFLSVSSAVVKKRTLAKSIYNLGKNPKAIAKKILALDSSYSYQQIHDLQEKVDQHSVNHQAYPVVHFYSRSEGKDCFSINITRLDEALSILFYSDKGQNLQEELELLRSSISNFLQNLDKNFSRSLPKVEGAHSSEDLPLGLTARNSQELVERRRTLESLLKSEGFSWRQVVEQNQIN from the coding sequence ATGGCAGAAACCTTACTTATCCTTGGATTCATTATACTATTATTAGCTATACATGATTTCTTTTACACCACCCTTTCCGCTAGCGGAGGTGGTTTTATTTCTGAAAATGTGGCAATCTTATCCGATAGAATAATTCAGTTTGGTGCCTCGACTTTCGGGAGGAAGGCTTATGATTATCATGGCCTATTTGTTAATCTTATGATACTCTTTGTGTGGCTTCTCCTTATTTGGCTAGGCCTTTTCATGGTTTATTCTTCAAACCCCGAGGCTATAACCAACAGTAGCGGCAGGGCAGCATATAACTGGGAACGGCTCTATTTTACGGGATATACACTTTCCACTCTGGGGATGGGAAATTTTAAGCCTACTTCGCCTTTCTTTGAGCTGGTCACAAGTTGTTTTTCTTTCTTCGGCTTTATTTTTTTCACCAGCTCCATGACTTATTTTCTTTCTGTGTCATCTGCTGTAGTAAAAAAAAGAACCTTGGCAAAAAGCATCTATAATTTAGGTAAGAATCCAAAGGCCATAGCAAAGAAGATACTTGCACTGGATTCTTCTTATAGTTACCAACAAATTCATGACCTGCAGGAGAAGGTGGATCAACATTCAGTAAACCATCAAGCTTATCCGGTTGTTCATTTTTATAGTCGGTCTGAAGGAAAGGACTGTTTTAGTATCAACATCACAAGATTAGATGAGGCCTTGTCAATTTTATTCTATTCCGATAAAGGACAAAATTTACAGGAAGAGCTTGAACTTCTTCGTTCTTCTATATCAAATTTTCTTCAGAATCTTGATAAAAACTTTTCCCGCAGCCTGCCTAAAGTAGAAGGTGCCCACAGCAGTGAAGATTTACCACTAGGATTAACTGCAAGAAATTCACAGGAATTGGTTGAGCGTAGGCGGACTCTGGAGAGCTTACTTAAAAGTGAAGGATTTAGCTGGCGCCAGGTAGTGGAACAAAATCAAATAAACTGA
- a CDS encoding TonB-dependent receptor: MLFFTYSRGFRAGGLTPLSADPSQPPLIEFKPEFSNNFEIGAKNAFFENKLLLNATLFYTEVTDVQVPTLVMPDGVIITRNTGRLTSKGLEVELQALLVPGLEAKYDLGVTNASYGSLLVAQDGGEVNLQGNKQIYTPEMTSMLSLQYRSHLGLGKDWEFFARAEWKYLGEQYFDLANSFRQGPYSLYNGNLGLSYNDIQLMIWGRNIFDKQYISYGYNFGAVHLGNPATMGVTLSLDI; the protein is encoded by the coding sequence CTGCTCTTTTTTACTTACAGCCGTGGATTTCGGGCAGGAGGCCTTACCCCCTTGAGTGCAGATCCTTCCCAGCCACCTTTAATTGAGTTTAAACCTGAATTCAGTAACAACTTTGAAATAGGTGCAAAGAACGCATTTTTTGAAAATAAACTGCTTCTGAATGCCACCCTCTTCTATACCGAGGTGACGGACGTGCAGGTCCCGACGCTGGTGATGCCAGACGGAGTTATTATTACCCGTAATACCGGAAGACTTACTTCAAAAGGTTTGGAGGTTGAATTGCAAGCCTTACTGGTTCCAGGTTTAGAAGCCAAATATGATCTTGGCGTGACCAATGCCAGTTATGGATCTTTGCTGGTTGCACAAGACGGGGGTGAAGTTAATCTACAGGGTAATAAGCAGATTTACACCCCGGAAATGACTTCCATGCTGTCCCTCCAGTACAGATCACATCTAGGACTGGGTAAGGACTGGGAGTTCTTCGCTCGTGCAGAATGGAAGTATTTGGGAGAGCAGTATTTTGATCTGGCCAATTCCTTTAGACAGGGACCTTACAGCCTTTACAATGGAAATCTTGGTCTTTCCTATAATGACATACAACTAATGATATGGGGGCGGAACATATTTGACAAACAGTATATAAGTTATGGCTACAACTTCGGCGCGGTGCACTTGGGCAACCCTGCTACTATGGGAGTAACTTTATCTTTGGACATCTAG
- a CDS encoding TonB-dependent receptor domain-containing protein: protein MGVDAAFENPYTLNQNEISTMKDNTFNTSLVIEHKGQNINFSSQTSYQKNYQYYEDPIDADFSPLDGISIINNYGKDWNNVKVATQEFRFSSPSGPGRDLEWTAGTYMFYQESPVKQATHFGEDAPLLGSEEINYSLINTSEGTNKGIAFFGQLNYQVLEKIGVIAGLRYDHEYKKQSVLGEYQPDTDAQPLFEYQSDSSATASFKAFSPKAKSYLQFFRKESALFYLQPWISGRRPYPLECRSFPATFN, encoded by the coding sequence ATGGGAGTAGATGCAGCATTTGAAAATCCTTATACACTTAACCAGAATGAAATCTCTACTATGAAAGATAATACTTTCAACACCTCTCTTGTTATCGAGCATAAAGGACAGAATATCAACTTCAGTTCTCAAACTTCCTATCAGAAGAACTACCAGTATTACGAAGACCCTATTGATGCCGATTTTTCCCCTTTAGACGGCATTTCGATTATCAATAACTACGGCAAAGACTGGAATAATGTGAAAGTAGCTACACAGGAATTCAGGTTCTCCTCTCCTTCCGGTCCCGGCAGAGATCTGGAATGGACTGCAGGAACTTATATGTTTTACCAGGAAAGTCCGGTAAAACAGGCGACTCATTTCGGGGAGGATGCACCTTTACTGGGGTCCGAAGAAATAAATTACTCCCTCATTAATACCAGTGAAGGAACAAACAAAGGAATTGCCTTTTTTGGGCAGCTAAATTATCAGGTGCTCGAAAAAATTGGCGTAATAGCCGGACTCAGGTACGACCATGAGTATAAAAAGCAGTCTGTGTTAGGAGAGTATCAACCAGATACCGATGCTCAACCTCTATTTGAATACCAGTCAGACTCTAGTGCCACGGCCAGCTTTAAAGCATTTTCTCCCAAAGCTAAGTCTTACTTACAATTTTTCAGAAAAGAATCTGCTCTTTTTTACTTACAGCCGTGGATTTCGGGCAGGAGGCCTTACCCCCTTGAGTGCAGATCCTTCCCAGCCACCTTTAATTGA
- a CDS encoding PQQ-dependent sugar dehydrogenase, translated as MKIRSFFFLTCLFISLSTFSQEQVGSKLIAENLVSPVALVESPDESKRYFIVDQVGVIRIHTPESGLLQEPFLDLRDKIVPLKDAHEERGLLGLAFHPNYAQNGRFFVYYSAP; from the coding sequence ATGAAAATCAGATCATTTTTCTTCTTAACCTGTTTATTTATTTCGCTTTCGACTTTTTCGCAGGAACAAGTGGGCTCAAAATTAATAGCTGAAAACCTGGTTTCACCAGTCGCCTTGGTGGAATCACCGGATGAATCTAAAAGATATTTTATTGTAGATCAGGTGGGGGTGATAAGGATACATACCCCGGAAAGCGGTCTACTTCAAGAGCCATTTCTGGATTTAAGGGATAAAATAGTTCCTCTTAAAGATGCACATGAGGAAAGAGGACTTTTGGGACTTGCTTTTCATCCCAATTACGCCCAAAACGGCAGGTTCTTTGTCTACTACAGCGCCCCCTAG
- a CDS encoding DNA polymerase III subunit alpha — MFLNCHTWYSLRYGTFSVDDLCNLAEKFGVHNIAVTDINNTSACMNFVQTASEYGIKPIIGIDFRNGVQQQYVGIARNNEGFRQLNEHLSVHLHKGIPFLNKAPELPDCYKIYPFEEVVKNKLNAFRANEFIGVSVETLRKLKFSEYLKLQDKLVLLQTVSFRSKKDYNAHRLLRAIDNNTLLSKLSKTEEGQYSQQMFSPEIIKAEFEDYPFILENTRHLIENCKIEFGVGQDRLNRNLQVYGESKKEDEELLKQLCRDNLLKRYPNASEVVFERVEKELKAIIGLGFVSYFLINYDIIQYARSKEYPYIGRGSGANSIVAYILGITNVDPIELDLYFERFLNESRKSPPDFDIDFSWKDRQDITAYIFRRYENTALMGTYVTFKYRAVVRELGKVFGLPKESIDKLSSGYFSYNQLDHLEKLVLKYSGLIKGFPNYVSVHSGGILILNDSVYNYSGTFMPPKGFPTVQIDMNISEEVRIHKFDILAQRGLSKITDAIEIIKQNQPDAKIEDIENVSVFKNDPEINHLLKTGDCMGVFYIESPAMRGLFQKLQTQTYLGLVAASSIIRPGVSNGGMKEEYIKRHRDPQRRKQAHPILYEILSETYGVMVYQEDVLKVAHHFAGLSFEEADVLRRGMSGKKTSKGQIEKIEQKFRQNCRDKGYEEKLINEVWDQIASFAGYAFPKGHSASYAVESYQSLYLKKYFPLEFMVAALNNGGGFYDVETYIQEIRRCGGTVHAPCINNSDHPNVIYGKDIYLGLGYVKELETKVVQRIIENRQFFGDFRSLDNFIDRVDISIEQLSILLKINAFRFTGLDKHHLSWKAHFKLKNSKTKSDQPVLFRTAHKDFDLPEFHFDRLVEAYDQMELLGFPLCSHFDLLKNTLKPTLKVKDFKNYIGQDVYIYGNLITAKRVPTANNKYMYFGTFFDEENEIFDTVSFPTVAEKYPFRSKGIFLCYGTIVNELDYISLNLKWISRQETVGDPRMVNDYKLVKNNP; from the coding sequence ATGTTTTTAAATTGCCACACCTGGTATTCTTTACGCTACGGAACTTTCTCTGTTGATGACCTTTGTAATCTTGCAGAAAAATTTGGGGTGCACAATATTGCGGTAACTGATATCAACAATACTTCAGCCTGTATGAATTTTGTGCAAACTGCATCAGAATACGGAATAAAGCCAATCATCGGCATCGATTTCAGGAATGGGGTACAGCAGCAGTATGTCGGGATCGCAAGGAACAATGAAGGTTTTCGGCAACTGAATGAACATCTTTCGGTTCATCTTCATAAAGGAATACCTTTTTTAAATAAGGCTCCAGAATTACCGGATTGTTATAAAATTTATCCTTTTGAAGAAGTTGTAAAGAATAAATTGAATGCTTTCAGAGCAAATGAATTCATCGGTGTTTCTGTAGAAACTTTACGTAAGCTCAAATTTTCGGAATATCTTAAGCTTCAGGATAAGCTGGTATTGTTGCAAACTGTTTCCTTCAGGAGCAAAAAAGATTACAACGCACACCGCCTATTACGTGCAATAGATAATAATACCCTTTTAAGTAAACTTTCAAAAACTGAAGAAGGTCAATATTCACAGCAAATGTTTTCCCCGGAAATAATTAAAGCTGAATTTGAAGATTACCCCTTTATCCTGGAGAATACGAGACATCTTATTGAAAACTGTAAAATAGAGTTCGGCGTTGGTCAGGATCGTCTCAACCGAAACCTTCAGGTTTATGGAGAAAGCAAAAAGGAGGATGAAGAATTGTTAAAGCAATTGTGCAGAGATAATCTTCTTAAACGCTATCCCAATGCTTCAGAAGTAGTTTTCGAGCGGGTAGAGAAAGAACTGAAAGCGATCATTGGCCTTGGCTTTGTCTCCTACTTCCTAATTAACTATGATATAATACAATATGCCAGGTCAAAAGAATATCCCTATATCGGACGTGGAAGTGGTGCAAATTCTATCGTCGCTTATATCCTTGGTATAACCAATGTAGATCCCATAGAACTCGATCTTTACTTTGAGCGTTTCCTCAACGAGAGCAGAAAATCTCCGCCCGATTTTGATATTGATTTTTCCTGGAAAGATCGACAAGATATTACTGCATATATCTTCAGACGGTATGAAAATACCGCCTTAATGGGAACGTACGTCACTTTCAAATATAGAGCAGTAGTGAGAGAGCTGGGAAAAGTATTCGGCCTCCCAAAGGAAAGCATTGATAAATTATCATCCGGCTATTTCAGTTATAATCAATTAGACCATTTGGAAAAGCTTGTGCTAAAGTATAGTGGATTGATTAAGGGATTTCCAAATTACGTGAGCGTACATTCAGGTGGGATCTTAATCTTGAATGATTCTGTTTACAATTACTCGGGTACATTTATGCCACCCAAAGGTTTCCCGACAGTCCAGATTGATATGAACATTAGTGAAGAAGTAAGGATCCATAAATTTGATATTCTTGCTCAACGAGGGCTTTCAAAAATCACCGATGCTATTGAAATCATAAAGCAGAACCAACCAGATGCGAAAATTGAAGATATTGAGAATGTATCTGTTTTTAAAAATGATCCTGAGATCAACCACCTGCTCAAAACAGGAGATTGTATGGGTGTATTTTATATTGAATCTCCTGCTATGCGAGGGTTATTTCAGAAGCTGCAAACCCAGACCTATCTTGGACTTGTGGCGGCAAGTTCCATCATACGACCGGGGGTTTCAAACGGCGGAATGAAAGAAGAATATATCAAACGCCACAGGGATCCCCAAAGAAGAAAACAGGCGCATCCTATTCTGTACGAAATCTTATCCGAAACCTATGGAGTTATGGTGTACCAGGAGGATGTGCTAAAAGTCGCTCATCATTTTGCAGGATTATCTTTTGAAGAGGCCGATGTTTTGAGGCGGGGAATGAGCGGAAAGAAAACTTCAAAAGGACAAATTGAAAAGATAGAACAAAAATTCAGGCAGAATTGCAGGGACAAAGGTTATGAGGAGAAACTTATAAATGAAGTTTGGGATCAAATAGCCTCCTTCGCAGGATATGCTTTTCCAAAAGGACATTCAGCCTCTTATGCAGTTGAGAGCTATCAAAGTCTATATTTAAAAAAATACTTCCCGCTGGAATTTATGGTAGCAGCACTGAACAATGGAGGCGGGTTTTATGATGTAGAAACTTATATTCAAGAAATAAGAAGGTGCGGTGGAACTGTTCATGCACCGTGTATCAATAACAGTGATCATCCAAATGTGATCTACGGAAAGGATATCTATTTAGGGCTTGGTTATGTCAAAGAACTTGAAACAAAGGTGGTACAGCGAATCATTGAGAATAGACAATTTTTTGGAGATTTTAGGTCATTAGATAATTTTATAGATCGGGTGGATATTTCAATTGAACAACTAAGCATACTCTTAAAAATAAACGCCTTCAGATTTACAGGTTTAGATAAGCATCACCTGTCATGGAAAGCACATTTCAAGTTGAAAAACAGTAAAACAAAATCAGATCAGCCTGTACTGTTCAGAACTGCTCACAAAGATTTTGATCTTCCCGAATTCCATTTTGATAGATTAGTTGAAGCTTATGACCAAATGGAACTATTGGGTTTTCCTCTTTGCAGTCATTTCGACCTCCTTAAAAACACCTTGAAACCTACCCTAAAAGTCAAAGATTTCAAAAACTACATTGGGCAGGATGTATACATTTATGGGAACTTGATCACAGCCAAGCGCGTTCCCACAGCTAATAATAAGTACATGTACTTTGGAACATTCTTCGATGAAGAAAATGAAATCTTTGATACTGTTTCTTTTCCCACAGTTGCGGAAAAATACCCGTTCCGAAGCAAAGGTATTTTTTTGTGTTATGGTACAATCGTTAATGAGCTGGATTATATTTCATTAAATCTGAAATGGATTTCCAGACAGGAAACGGTGGGAGACCCGAGGATGGTGAATGACTATAAATTAGTGAAAAATAATCCATAA
- a CDS encoding DUF305 domain-containing protein, with protein MNQEKEKHSGMKKGMYRKFIIMLVLSFIAMYITMYMHTYDWDHVWFSLTRLYMAVLGICAMAVIMLSMMLGMYKNRKKNIAIYTGSILIFFSALGLVRAQIPVDDVLWMKAMIPHHSVAILASKRAHITDPEAQKLAKEIIEAQQREIAEMKKIIYRLENQEE; from the coding sequence ATGAATCAAGAAAAAGAAAAACACAGCGGAATGAAAAAAGGGATGTATAGAAAATTTATAATCATGCTTGTTCTTTCATTTATTGCAATGTATATAACTATGTATATGCATACCTATGATTGGGACCATGTTTGGTTTAGCCTTACAAGATTGTATATGGCTGTTTTAGGGATTTGTGCAATGGCCGTAATTATGCTATCCATGATGCTGGGAATGTACAAAAACCGCAAAAAAAATATTGCTATATACACAGGTAGCATTTTGATTTTTTTTAGTGCTTTAGGTTTAGTAAGGGCACAAATTCCAGTTGATGACGTGTTATGGATGAAAGCAATGATACCGCATCACTCAGTTGCGATTTTAGCCAGTAAGAGAGCTCATATTACGGACCCCGAAGCTCAAAAACTTGCAAAGGAAATTATCGAGGCACAACAACGGGAAATTGCAGAAATGAAAAAAATAATTTATAGACTTGAGAATCAGGAAGAATAG
- a CDS encoding carboxypeptidase regulatory-like domain-containing protein — protein MKQFFTLTLSLLYFMAFSYGQTDQRLAIQGVVVDNEGVPLENAQVELLNTSFSTRTNNSGKFGFQQVPNGHYIIVAKKPGFATISKHFQLNSDTSEVRLIIEPETNRLEAVTVTAQKREEIAQEIPLSITSLSHDAVKESRIQNINDLTAISPNLYASDPGDRRTVTSIRGIVSTSYDPAIAVYIDGVNQFNLDTYYAAF, from the coding sequence ATGAAGCAGTTCTTTACCCTTACCCTCTCCTTATTGTATTTTATGGCATTCTCATACGGGCAGACAGATCAAAGATTAGCCATTCAGGGAGTCGTGGTTGATAATGAGGGGGTCCCTTTAGAGAATGCGCAGGTGGAACTATTAAATACTTCCTTTTCCACCAGAACAAATAACTCCGGTAAGTTCGGCTTTCAACAAGTTCCTAATGGCCACTATATTATTGTAGCCAAAAAACCTGGCTTTGCAACAATCTCTAAGCACTTCCAATTGAATAGCGACACAAGCGAAGTACGGCTAATTATAGAGCCGGAAACGAATCGCCTGGAGGCTGTAACTGTAACGGCACAAAAAAGAGAAGAGATTGCTCAGGAAATCCCTCTTAGTATCACCAGCCTGTCACATGATGCCGTTAAGGAAAGCCGGATCCAGAACATAAATGATCTCACAGCAATTTCCCCAAATCTCTATGCAAGTGATCCCGGAGACAGACGCACTGTAACATCCATCAGGGGGATTGTATCGACTTCTTATGACCCCGCAATTGCAGTCTACATTGATGGAGTAAATCAATTCAACCTGGACACCTATTACGCAGCTTTTTGA
- a CDS encoding START-like domain-containing protein gives MEDKVKYEMEFPIQASPSLLYQYISTPSGLSEWYADNVNSRGELFTFIWDGSEEKAKLLSKKNGERIKFRWLADEETTYFFEIRIQVDEITKDVSVMVTDFAEEDEVNEGKMLWENMISDLKQVLGSV, from the coding sequence ATGGAAGATAAAGTTAAGTACGAAATGGAATTCCCAATACAGGCCTCTCCATCGTTATTATATCAATATATTTCAACCCCCTCAGGCTTAAGCGAATGGTATGCAGATAATGTTAATTCCCGTGGGGAATTATTCACCTTTATTTGGGATGGTTCAGAAGAAAAAGCAAAATTGCTAAGTAAAAAGAACGGGGAAAGGATCAAATTTCGTTGGTTGGCAGATGAAGAGACTACCTACTTCTTTGAAATACGTATCCAGGTGGATGAAATTACAAAAGATGTTTCGGTCATGGTTACCGATTTTGCTGAAGAAGACGAAGTAAATGAGGGTAAAATGCTGTGGGAAAACATGATCTCCGACCTTAAACAGGTTCTTGGTTCGGTATAA
- a CDS encoding APC family permease gives MNNYKKNSLSLTGAVAMGTGVMIGAGIFALLGQVAELSGEYFAYAFILGGIISGFSAYSYIKMSNAYPSAGGIAMYLQKAYGKGTITAAASLLMAFSMVINESLVARTFGSYTLQLFDAGENSFWVPVLGVALLLCAFIVNILGNKAIGKISLYMAALKIGGLIIFAAGALWASGVDLGAAVPSEDAGGNQLVDYIAALALSILAYKGFTTITNSGSEIEKPHKNVSRAIVISLAICVVIYFLVALAVGSNLSIPQIIEAKDYSLAEAARPLFGDFGLWFTVGIAVVATISGVIASIFAVSRMTGMLTDMHLIPHSHLGMSGTIQRHMLVYIVVIAIILTIFFDLSRIASLGAIFYLVMDIIVHVGVFRYLRKEIDAKPSILVTAIILDAVVLAAFLIVKARTDVFIIYIAVPAIILIFIAEFFFLKKRLNDEDSVDHSHNDNT, from the coding sequence ATGAATAACTATAAAAAAAACAGCCTTTCCCTTACCGGAGCGGTAGCTATGGGAACAGGCGTTATGATTGGTGCCGGGATTTTTGCGCTCCTTGGGCAGGTGGCTGAACTCTCCGGGGAGTATTTCGCGTATGCTTTTATCCTGGGAGGAATTATTTCCGGTTTTAGTGCATACTCTTATATTAAAATGTCCAATGCTTATCCTTCAGCAGGAGGGATAGCTATGTATTTACAAAAAGCTTATGGCAAAGGAACCATCACAGCTGCCGCATCTTTGCTCATGGCCTTTTCTATGGTTATCAATGAAAGTCTTGTTGCAAGAACCTTTGGAAGTTATACCCTACAGCTATTCGACGCTGGGGAAAATAGTTTCTGGGTTCCTGTTTTAGGAGTAGCATTGCTTCTATGCGCTTTTATTGTAAACATCCTTGGAAATAAGGCTATAGGAAAAATTTCCCTCTATATGGCAGCGTTAAAAATAGGAGGTTTAATAATTTTTGCGGCAGGAGCTCTGTGGGCTTCCGGTGTGGATTTAGGTGCGGCTGTTCCTTCTGAAGATGCAGGTGGTAACCAGTTGGTGGATTACATTGCCGCACTGGCACTTTCTATTCTTGCATATAAAGGTTTTACCACCATTACCAATAGCGGGAGTGAAATTGAAAAGCCTCACAAAAACGTGAGTAGGGCCATAGTAATTTCTTTGGCAATCTGTGTGGTGATATATTTTTTAGTAGCTCTGGCTGTAGGATCGAATCTTTCTATTCCTCAAATAATAGAAGCCAAGGATTACTCGCTTGCGGAAGCTGCCAGGCCATTGTTTGGGGATTTCGGGTTGTGGTTTACTGTTGGGATCGCTGTTGTAGCAACAATTTCCGGGGTGATCGCAAGTATTTTTGCAGTCTCCCGAATGACAGGAATGCTGACAGATATGCATTTAATCCCACACAGCCATCTTGGAATGTCTGGAACTATTCAAAGGCATATGCTCGTATATATAGTAGTAATTGCAATTATCTTAACCATATTCTTTGACTTGAGCCGAATTGCTTCTTTGGGTGCTATTTTTTATTTAGTAATGGATATAATCGTGCATGTGGGGGTTTTTCGATATTTAAGAAAGGAAATAGATGCAAAGCCATCTATTTTAGTAACAGCGATCATTCTGGATGCGGTTGTACTTGCAGCCTTCTTAATCGTAAAGGCACGAACGGATGTCTTTATTATTTATATAGCGGTTCCTGCAATTATACTCATCTTTATTGCTGAATTTTTCTTTCTGAAAAAAAGATTAAATGATGAAGATAGTGTGGACCATTCCCATAATGATAATACGTAG